The uncultured Celeribacter sp. genome includes the window GTTTGAGCTGTTGAAGCTGTTGTAGGATGCTGCTCATGGCGCGGTCCTTTCTCAAAAAGGCGAAAAGGGGCTGCGCTCCGAAAGCCGAAGCGCAGGGGAGCTTAACTGCGGCAACGCAGCGGGTAGAGGGTGAAGGGGGCAGTTCTCAGCTCAATCATGGGGGGTTTCCGGAAGGGGTTCAGACGGAGAGCCTGAGCTGTGTCGTCGAGGTGCCTTGGCCAGCATCCGAAGGTTTGGACCTTGTGGCCCTGCGCGGTCAGATCGCCCGGGCGCTCCGCGAAGGCGACGTCGGCGGCCTGCGCGAGGCTGTCTGCCGCATTCAGTTTCTCGACGGCTTCGACGCCGCCTTTGCTGTCGGCGATCTCCACACCATTGTTGGCTTTCGCGATGGCACGGGCGAGATCGGAACCAATGGTGCCGCCGCCGATGATTGCGATGTTCATGTTCGTAACCTCTTGTCTGCCCCCGCAGTCGGCTGCAGTGCCAGGCAATGTCTGTGTTGCGATGAAAGGAATATGCGCCTTGCATGGGCTGAATGAAATGGAGAATATATGGAATAACTTTCCCTGTTTTGTTCCTAATGGAGGTGGCATGGATCTGCTGGATGGTGTGCGGGCCTTCGTGGCGACGGCGGAAACAGGATCGTTTACAGCGGCGGCGGATCGTTTGGGAATATCGAACCGGCTGACCTCGAAATACGTGGCCGAACTTGAGGAACGGTTAGGGGTGCGCCTTTTGCAGCGCACCACGCGCAAGGTCGGTCTGACCGCATCGGGCGAGGAGCTTTTGGCCCGCGCGCCGGCTTTGCTTGATGATCTGGATGCTATGTTCGGCGCGGTGACCGAGGACACTCGCGGTTATTCGGGCACGCTGCGCATTTCTGCGCCGGTAACCTTTGGCGAAACCTATGTGAAGGATCTGCTCAGCCGCTTTGCCGAACCGCATCCCGATCTGGTGATCGATCTGCGTCTGAACGACCGCTATGTGGATCTGGCCGCGGATGGGATCGATCTGGCGTTTCGCATCGGACAGCCGGATGTCTCTGCGCTCAAGGCGCGCAAGCTTGGGGAAATCCGCGCGCTGCTGGTGGCCGCTCCGGCGTATCTGGCACAGCATGGCGCCCCTGCCGATCTGTCGGCTCTTGCAGCGCATGCCTGTATTGTCGACACCAACCGGCGCACGCCCTCGCGCTGGGGCTTCCTGCAGGACGGCGAAGAGGTGACCGTTCAGGTGCCCAGCCGTTTCATGGTCAACAGCGCCCGGGTGGCACGGGATCTGGCGGTGGCCGGGCAGGGCGTGGCCTATTGCCCAAGGTTCGTGCTGGGGGATGATCTGGAAACCGGGCGTCTGGTCGAACTGTTGCCGGAACAGGCGCGCCCGAGCCATGCAATCAGCGCGGTCTATCTTGAAGGCCGGACGCTGCCCCGCAAGGTGCGCGCACTGATCGACTTTGCCGTCAAGGACATGCGTCAGGCGGGCGCGAACTGAGACGCTGCGCCAGATCTTTTGGCGGCGCAGAAAAGCCGCGAAACTTGACCTGCGCCAAGGCGGTCGCTGCGTGACTGCGCTAGCTTGAGGCCATACTGCCGTTGGGTAGGATCGGGGTCTCCGATGCATCGGAAACGGCACAGTCACCTGTCGCAGTCGCGCCATCCGGAGGAACATCGCATGAAAACCGTTACAATTCTGGGTCCATCCCAATCAGGCAAGACGACGCTGGCCGCCGCGCTGGCCGGGCTCGACGGTTCCAAGGGCCGCTCTCTAAGCTTGTTCGGCGACGCCAGCGTGACCCTGTTCAGCTA containing:
- a CDS encoding LysR family transcriptional regulator; translation: MDLLDGVRAFVATAETGSFTAAADRLGISNRLTSKYVAELEERLGVRLLQRTTRKVGLTASGEELLARAPALLDDLDAMFGAVTEDTRGYSGTLRISAPVTFGETYVKDLLSRFAEPHPDLVIDLRLNDRYVDLAADGIDLAFRIGQPDVSALKARKLGEIRALLVAAPAYLAQHGAPADLSALAAHACIVDTNRRTPSRWGFLQDGEEVTVQVPSRFMVNSARVARDLAVAGQGVAYCPRFVLGDDLETGRLVELLPEQARPSHAISAVYLEGRTLPRKVRALIDFAVKDMRQAGAN